A window of Haliscomenobacter hydrossis DSM 1100 contains these coding sequences:
- a CDS encoding isoaspartyl peptidase/L-asparaginase family protein: MQTRRKFLHWSALSLPFLSLGRVVAKSNPTTQAAVKPIVVSTWDSGLPVNAVAWKILRENNGRALDAVEAGARWIEDDINCCVGLGGNPDRDGIVTLDACIMDEKANCGSVAGLSYIKHPISVARKLMETTPHVMLVGEGAMQFALANGFPKESGKLSKDAEKSYKDWLKKSEYKPVINIEQQQSKGKKNKKEHGPFAPSYFDDGTPNHDTMGTIAMDAGGNLSGACTTSGMAFKLHGRVGDSPIIGAGLFVDNEVGAATGSGQGEEVIRVAGTAIIVEMMRMGKSPKEACKIAVERIIKINPAKAKDFQVGFIAINKAGEYGAYSIQPGFSYSVTLAEDGGKVYKAESHYK; the protein is encoded by the coding sequence ATGCAAACCAGAAGAAAGTTCTTACACTGGTCGGCGCTAAGCCTGCCTTTTTTATCCCTCGGCCGTGTAGTGGCTAAAAGTAATCCTACGACTCAAGCTGCGGTAAAACCCATCGTTGTCTCTACCTGGGATAGTGGATTGCCAGTCAATGCCGTGGCCTGGAAAATTCTCCGCGAAAACAATGGTCGTGCCCTGGATGCCGTTGAAGCCGGCGCCCGCTGGATTGAAGACGACATCAACTGTTGTGTCGGCCTGGGTGGCAACCCCGACCGGGATGGCATCGTCACCCTCGACGCGTGCATCATGGACGAAAAAGCCAATTGTGGTTCAGTAGCTGGCTTGTCTTATATCAAACACCCCATTTCGGTGGCGCGTAAGTTAATGGAAACAACCCCCCACGTTATGTTAGTTGGGGAAGGGGCCATGCAATTTGCCCTGGCCAATGGTTTTCCCAAAGAATCGGGTAAACTCTCAAAAGACGCCGAAAAGTCGTACAAAGACTGGCTCAAAAAATCGGAATACAAACCCGTCATCAACATTGAACAGCAACAAAGCAAAGGCAAAAAGAATAAAAAAGAACATGGCCCTTTTGCCCCCAGTTATTTCGATGATGGCACGCCCAACCACGACACCATGGGCACCATCGCAATGGATGCAGGAGGCAACCTTTCGGGTGCTTGCACCACCAGCGGGATGGCCTTCAAGTTGCATGGCCGCGTAGGTGATTCACCCATCATTGGTGCGGGTTTGTTTGTCGACAATGAAGTGGGCGCAGCCACTGGTTCTGGCCAGGGTGAAGAAGTGATCCGGGTAGCGGGTACGGCCATCATCGTGGAAATGATGCGCATGGGCAAATCACCCAAAGAGGCTTGTAAAATAGCGGTGGAACGCATCATCAAGATCAATCCCGCGAAAGCCAAAGATTTCCAGGTCGGTTTCATCGCCATCAACAAAGCGGGTGAATACGGGGCCTATTCCATCCAGCCCGGCTTTAGCTATTCGGTCACGTTGGCGGAAGACGGGGGGAAGGTGTACAAGGCGGAAAGCCATTACAAGTAG
- a CDS encoding alpha-L-fucosidase: MRHLLTFCLGILLFPTLFAQQHAEQDHSKYVVPTDPQVQQKLQQWQNVKFGLLMHWGTYSQWGIVESWSLCPEDEGWCERRGPYANDWYGYKKAYENLQNSFNPLDFNPDKWAKAAKAAGMKYVVFTTKHHDGFCMFDTKQTDYNVMKSPFGKNPKGNIALEVFKSFRAEDFMIGAYFSKPDWHTPDYWWPYFPPKDRNSSYPPKKYPEKWEKFKAFTYAQIQELMRDYGKMDILWLDGGWVRPFSTIDTAISWQKTIPFDQDIDMPKIAAMARSYQPGLLVVDRTVTGPYENYVTPEQQIPGHYMPIPWETCLTMGDSWSYIPKENFKPARKLIHILADVVSKNGNLLLNIAPSPQGDFHAEAYDRLQEIGKWMDTNSEAIYNTTGDNSIGTQGKLVFTHKPDAVYAIYRAEEGENLPAKIQIKNLQLDKKAKISLLGSKDPLKWSNENGVISITIPEKTAKIVPNSYAWVFKIVKNS; encoded by the coding sequence ATGAGACATTTGCTCACCTTTTGCCTTGGTATCTTGCTTTTCCCAACCTTGTTTGCCCAACAACACGCCGAGCAAGACCATTCCAAATATGTAGTCCCTACCGACCCACAAGTACAACAAAAATTGCAACAATGGCAAAATGTAAAATTTGGCCTGCTGATGCATTGGGGCACCTACAGCCAATGGGGCATTGTGGAAAGCTGGAGCCTTTGCCCCGAAGACGAAGGCTGGTGTGAGCGCCGCGGACCCTACGCCAACGATTGGTATGGCTACAAAAAAGCCTACGAAAACCTACAGAACTCCTTCAATCCCCTTGACTTCAATCCCGATAAATGGGCCAAAGCCGCCAAAGCAGCGGGCATGAAATACGTGGTATTTACAACCAAACACCACGATGGGTTTTGTATGTTCGACACCAAACAAACCGATTACAACGTGATGAAGAGTCCTTTTGGCAAAAACCCCAAAGGCAACATTGCCCTGGAAGTGTTTAAGTCTTTCCGGGCCGAAGATTTTATGATTGGGGCTTATTTTTCCAAACCAGACTGGCATACACCCGATTATTGGTGGCCGTATTTCCCGCCCAAAGACCGCAATTCGAGCTACCCGCCCAAAAAATATCCTGAAAAATGGGAAAAATTCAAGGCTTTCACCTACGCCCAAATTCAGGAATTGATGCGCGATTACGGCAAAATGGACATCCTCTGGTTGGATGGTGGTTGGGTGCGCCCATTTAGTACCATCGACACCGCCATCTCCTGGCAAAAAACCATTCCTTTTGACCAGGACATCGATATGCCCAAGATAGCCGCGATGGCCCGCAGCTACCAACCGGGTCTTTTGGTGGTAGACCGCACTGTAACCGGGCCGTATGAAAATTACGTCACCCCGGAACAACAAATCCCCGGTCACTACATGCCCATCCCCTGGGAAACCTGCCTGACCATGGGGGATTCCTGGAGTTACATTCCCAAAGAAAACTTCAAACCTGCCCGCAAATTGATCCATATCCTGGCCGATGTGGTGTCCAAAAATGGGAACCTGTTGCTCAACATTGCCCCTAGTCCTCAAGGTGATTTTCATGCTGAGGCTTATGATCGTCTGCAAGAAATTGGCAAATGGATGGACACCAACTCCGAAGCCATTTATAACACTACCGGTGACAACAGCATCGGTACCCAGGGCAAATTGGTTTTCACCCACAAACCCGACGCCGTTTATGCCATCTACCGTGCTGAAGAAGGGGAAAATTTGCCTGCCAAAATCCAGATCAAAAACTTACAACTTGATAAAAAAGCCAAAATCAGTCTGCTTGGCAGCAAAGATCCTTTAAAATGGAGCAATGAAAATGGCGTAATCAGCATTACTATTCCTGAAAAAACCGCTAAAATTGTGCCCAATAGCTACGCATGGGTGTTTAAAATTGTCAAAAATTCATAA
- a CDS encoding HD domain-containing protein, translated as MTSNAWNRDLFAKAWHFVTLKHSGQTYGGRLPEQQIEYINHLSSVAMEAMWILGNSTETYHADLFVQCALLHDTLEDTATEYAELQDIFGPEVAAGVLALTKNKTLPDKNQQMLDSLQRIRQQPREVWMVKMADRVTNLYHPPFYWDKNKIAAYRAEAQVIYDHLAEADALMAQRLAEKIEAYQAFL; from the coding sequence ATGACATCTAATGCCTGGAACCGTGACCTTTTTGCCAAAGCTTGGCACTTCGTCACCCTAAAACACAGCGGCCAAACCTACGGAGGCCGCCTTCCCGAACAACAAATCGAGTACATCAATCACCTGAGCAGCGTGGCCATGGAGGCCATGTGGATTTTGGGTAATTCGACGGAAACCTACCATGCAGATTTGTTTGTACAATGTGCCTTGCTGCACGACACCCTAGAAGACACGGCTACTGAATACGCCGAGCTACAGGATATTTTTGGCCCCGAAGTTGCCGCAGGAGTTTTGGCTTTGACCAAAAACAAAACCCTGCCCGACAAAAATCAACAGATGCTCGACAGCCTGCAACGCATCCGTCAGCAGCCCAGAGAGGTCTGGATGGTAAAAATGGCTGATCGGGTGACCAACCTCTACCACCCGCCTTTTTATTGGGACAAAAACAAAATCGCGGCTTATCGTGCCGAAGCACAAGTTATTTATGATCACCTGGCGGAAGCAGACGCCCTGATGGCGCAGCGTTTGGCGGAGAAGATCGAGGCTTATCAGGCTTTTTTGTAA
- a CDS encoding TROVE domain-containing protein, giving the protein MLFNVKAKNKNRTANHEGAEAWKMTPELELYSAVVTSTLSDKYYEKGGARVERIRELIGRVDPEFVAKLAVYTRENMYLRSMPLVLTVELARLYQGYGLNLISKMVTRVIQRADEITELLAYYQLVNERKGSKKLNRLSKQVQKGLADAFNKFDAYQFAKYNRTSSEVKLRDALFLTHPKAIDAAQQAIFDQIAKNELAVPYTWETKLSALGQVVFKDEIQKKAAFRQKWEELIDSGKLGYMALLRNLRNIIEAGVSTKHFEMVCATLANSAQVAKAKQLPFRFLAAYRELLTIKDQYTNAALAALEDAVKASVVNMRGFGMDTKVVIACDVSGSMQKSISPKSKILNYDIGLMLGMLLQSKCRNVQAGMFGDTWKIVNMPTQNILSNVQEFYRREGSVGYATNGHLVITDLYQRREVVDKVMMFTDAQMWDTRGEGHIATEWRRYHKDIAPNAKLYLFDLAGLGTTPIDFKQNEGVYLIAGWSDKIFDVLAALDQGQQAVEVINNIEL; this is encoded by the coding sequence ATGTTATTCAACGTAAAAGCTAAAAACAAAAACCGTACGGCCAACCACGAAGGCGCTGAGGCTTGGAAAATGACGCCTGAGTTGGAGTTGTACAGCGCCGTGGTTACTTCCACCTTAAGTGATAAATACTACGAAAAAGGTGGGGCGCGAGTAGAACGCATCCGTGAGTTGATTGGCCGGGTAGATCCTGAGTTTGTGGCAAAACTGGCCGTTTATACCCGCGAAAACATGTATTTACGCAGCATGCCACTCGTGTTGACAGTTGAATTGGCCCGTTTGTACCAGGGCTACGGATTAAACCTGATCAGCAAAATGGTGACCAGGGTGATCCAACGCGCCGATGAAATCACCGAATTGTTGGCTTATTACCAATTGGTGAACGAACGCAAGGGGAGCAAAAAACTGAACCGTTTGTCCAAACAAGTGCAAAAAGGTTTGGCCGATGCTTTCAACAAGTTTGACGCTTACCAATTTGCCAAGTACAACCGCACAAGTTCGGAAGTCAAACTGCGCGATGCCTTGTTTTTGACGCACCCAAAAGCGATTGACGCTGCTCAGCAAGCCATTTTTGACCAGATTGCCAAAAATGAGTTGGCGGTGCCATACACCTGGGAAACCAAATTATCGGCTTTGGGTCAAGTCGTGTTCAAGGATGAAATCCAGAAAAAAGCCGCTTTCCGCCAAAAATGGGAAGAACTGATCGACAGTGGTAAATTGGGCTATATGGCTTTGTTGCGCAACTTGCGGAACATCATTGAGGCAGGTGTGTCGACCAAACACTTTGAAATGGTGTGTGCTACCTTAGCCAATTCAGCTCAAGTGGCAAAAGCCAAACAATTGCCTTTCCGTTTCCTGGCTGCTTACCGCGAATTGTTGACCATCAAAGACCAATACACCAACGCTGCCTTGGCCGCCTTGGAAGATGCCGTGAAGGCGAGTGTAGTCAATATGCGTGGTTTTGGAATGGATACCAAAGTGGTGATTGCCTGTGATGTATCGGGTTCGATGCAAAAATCAATTTCGCCAAAAAGCAAAATTTTAAACTACGATATTGGTTTGATGTTGGGGATGCTGTTGCAATCCAAATGCCGGAACGTACAAGCGGGTATGTTCGGTGATACCTGGAAAATTGTCAACATGCCTACCCAGAACATCTTGTCCAATGTGCAGGAATTCTACCGCCGCGAAGGTTCGGTAGGTTACGCGACCAATGGTCATCTGGTGATCACCGACTTGTACCAGCGCCGTGAAGTGGTGGATAAAGTGATGATGTTCACCGATGCGCAAATGTGGGATACCCGCGGGGAAGGCCATATCGCAACCGAATGGCGGCGTTACCACAAGGATATTGCACCAAACGCCAAGTTGTACTTATTCGATTTAGCGGGTTTGGGTACCACGCCAATTGATTTTAAGCAGAACGAAGGCGTATACCTGATTGCAGGTTGGTCGGATAAGATTTTTGACGTACTGGCGGCTTTAGATCAAGGTCAACAAGCCGTAGAAGTGATCAACAATATCGAATTATAA
- a CDS encoding helix-turn-helix transcriptional regulator, which yields MPVNRNALIRYKTIDACLRRRNRKWTLEDLIEACSDALYEYEGIRKGVSRRAIQLDIQLMRSEKLGYNAPIVVLDKKYYTYEDPEYSIANIPLTQQDLNTLNEVVGILRQFKGFAHFREVDDMVNRLQHKIQMVKTNQRPLIDFEKNEQLKGLAHLEGIYAAIVEQKVLKVEYQSFKATVPQTIVLHPHLLKEFRNRWFVLGMRDDRLHPQIFALDRIKSFEAIDTSAFRFDPDLDANWLQDTIGVTKTRGQKTITVQFWVSTDQSPYVQTKPFHHSQQIVEQREDGSTVFSIEVIQNLELEREFLGFAENIEVLAPRLLRKRMEKRLESAGANYRKKEQNHG from the coding sequence ATGCCCGTAAACCGCAACGCCCTGATTCGTTACAAAACCATCGACGCTTGTTTGCGCAGACGCAACCGAAAATGGACTTTGGAGGACTTGATTGAGGCCTGTTCAGATGCCTTGTACGAGTACGAAGGAATTCGCAAAGGGGTGAGCCGCCGTGCCATTCAACTGGACATTCAATTGATGCGTTCCGAAAAACTGGGCTACAACGCTCCGATTGTGGTATTGGACAAAAAGTACTACACGTATGAAGACCCCGAATACAGCATTGCCAACATTCCGCTGACCCAACAGGATTTGAATACGCTCAACGAGGTGGTGGGTATTTTGCGCCAATTCAAAGGTTTTGCCCATTTTAGGGAAGTGGACGACATGGTCAATCGCCTGCAACACAAAATTCAAATGGTAAAAACGAACCAGCGGCCTTTGATTGATTTTGAAAAAAACGAACAACTAAAAGGATTGGCACATTTGGAGGGAATCTACGCGGCCATTGTGGAGCAAAAGGTGTTGAAAGTGGAATACCAATCTTTTAAAGCCACGGTACCGCAAACCATTGTGCTACATCCACATTTGTTGAAAGAATTCCGCAATCGTTGGTTTGTATTGGGGATGCGTGATGACCGGCTACATCCCCAAATTTTTGCCTTGGATCGCATCAAGTCTTTTGAAGCAATTGACACCTCAGCCTTCCGTTTTGATCCCGATCTGGATGCCAATTGGCTGCAAGATACCATTGGGGTGACCAAAACCCGGGGACAAAAAACAATTACGGTGCAGTTTTGGGTGAGTACCGATCAATCCCCTTACGTACAAACCAAACCCTTTCACCACTCGCAACAAATAGTGGAGCAACGCGAAGATGGCAGTACCGTTTTTTCTATTGAAGTGATCCAAAATCTGGAGTTGGAACGGGAGTTTTTGGGCTTTGCAGAAAATATTGAGGTTCTGGCGCCTCGTTTGCTGCGCAAGCGGATGGAAAAGAGGCTGGAATCGGCCGGTGCAAATTACCGCAAAAAGGAACAGAATCACGGTTAA
- a CDS encoding NADPH-dependent FMN reductase, translating to MPSPKKVFAICGSTRASSSNLNLIKAIADLTQEQFIVQIFTDLSKIPHFNPDLDNDTPPSQVSAFREQLRASDGILICTPEYAMGVPGSLKNAIDWTVSSMEFYQKPTALITASSVGEKGHRALLETLVVIEAKMLEETKLVIPFVRTKVSADCKITDAHTLVEVQNLIQAFAKLMDQAT from the coding sequence ATGCCTTCACCCAAAAAAGTCTTCGCCATTTGCGGTAGCACTCGCGCTAGCTCCAGCAATTTGAATTTGATCAAAGCCATTGCCGATTTGACCCAAGAGCAATTTATAGTCCAAATTTTTACTGACCTAAGTAAAATTCCCCACTTTAACCCCGATCTGGATAACGACACTCCACCTAGCCAAGTGAGTGCTTTTCGTGAACAACTCCGTGCCAGTGATGGTATCCTGATTTGCACGCCCGAATACGCCATGGGGGTGCCCGGCAGCCTCAAAAACGCCATCGACTGGACAGTATCTTCCATGGAATTTTATCAGAAACCTACAGCGTTAATCACCGCTTCTTCGGTGGGCGAAAAAGGCCACCGCGCTTTGTTGGAAACCCTGGTAGTCATTGAGGCCAAAATGTTGGAGGAAACCAAATTAGTGATTCCTTTTGTACGTACCAAAGTCAGCGCCGATTGCAAAATCACGGATGCGCATACTTTGGTGGAGGTGCAAAACTTGATTCAGGCATTTGCAAAGTTGATGGATCAAGCCACTTAA
- a CDS encoding aminotransferase class V-fold PLP-dependent enzyme has protein sequence MLSCQKSLFNFPEEITYLNCAYMSPQLKQLDMLGREMVSRKSQPWLIQPEDFFAPGEQLKTVFARLINAPEKDRIAVIPSVSYGLAAVARNLKIQPGQHIVVAEDQFPSNYYAWQRVVAENGAELRVVKAPDSPNRTAAWNEAILNAIDANTVMVALGNVHWADGTLYDLKRIRARTDEFGALLVIDGTQSVGALPLDVSEVPVDALVCGGYKWLMGPYSLGVAYYGPRFDGGIPIEENWINRHNSEDFKSLINYQDEYKPLAGRYMMGEQSNFVLAPMLSAAITQLLDWGVANIQEYCQRIGANALEDLREMGCQIEPQHQLAHHLVGVRLPAEMDMERLQAEFKKRRVYVSTRGNAIRVAPNVYNMSDDFDVLLDCFRAVV, from the coding sequence ATGTTGAGTTGCCAAAAATCACTATTCAATTTTCCCGAAGAGATCACTTACCTCAATTGTGCCTACATGTCGCCACAATTGAAGCAACTGGATATGTTGGGCCGCGAAATGGTGAGCCGCAAAAGCCAACCCTGGTTGATTCAGCCCGAGGATTTTTTTGCCCCTGGAGAACAACTAAAAACGGTTTTTGCCCGCCTGATCAATGCCCCCGAAAAGGATCGTATTGCCGTGATCCCTTCGGTTTCTTATGGCTTGGCCGCGGTGGCGCGTAACCTCAAGATCCAGCCGGGACAACACATTGTGGTGGCCGAAGATCAGTTTCCGAGCAATTACTACGCCTGGCAACGGGTAGTTGCCGAAAATGGCGCGGAATTGCGGGTGGTAAAAGCGCCAGATAGTCCCAACCGTACAGCAGCCTGGAACGAAGCCATCCTGAACGCCATTGATGCCAACACCGTGATGGTGGCCCTGGGCAACGTCCATTGGGCCGACGGCACCTTGTACGACCTCAAACGCATCCGCGCCCGGACCGACGAATTCGGTGCACTACTGGTGATTGATGGTACGCAGTCAGTGGGCGCACTACCCCTGGATGTGAGTGAAGTTCCGGTGGATGCCCTGGTGTGTGGGGGTTATAAATGGTTGATGGGACCTTATTCCCTCGGAGTAGCCTACTACGGGCCGCGTTTTGATGGCGGCATTCCGATCGAAGAAAACTGGATCAACCGCCACAACAGCGAAGATTTTAAAAGTTTGATCAATTATCAGGACGAATACAAGCCCTTGGCGGGTCGCTACATGATGGGCGAACAAAGTAATTTTGTGTTGGCCCCCATGTTGTCTGCTGCCATTACCCAACTCCTGGATTGGGGGGTAGCCAATATCCAGGAATACTGCCAACGGATTGGCGCCAATGCCCTGGAAGACTTGCGGGAAATGGGTTGTCAAATCGAACCCCAGCATCAGTTGGCCCACCACCTCGTAGGGGTGCGTTTGCCTGCTGAAATGGACATGGAACGCCTGCAAGCCGAATTCAAAAAACGCCGGGTGTATGTTTCAACTCGTGGCAACGCCATTCGGGTTGCGCCGAATGTGTACAATATGTCGGATGATTTTGATGTGTTGTTGGATTGTTTCCGGGCGGTGGTGTGA
- a CDS encoding helix-turn-helix domain-containing protein, with product MKARYRIHLSKKERETLLDWIKTGKRKAQHIQYCHILLNSDESEGRKPPRMTDVADRYQSTARTVERVKKAFCDEGMSLFEAKERKTRSDKKIDARAEAHLIALLCQSPPNDAPRWKLQMLADCLVELEIVESISKMSISKLLKKMNLSPSKKRNT from the coding sequence ATGAAGGCAAGATACAGAATACACCTGAGTAAAAAAGAGCGGGAAACGCTGCTGGATTGGATAAAGACAGGCAAGCGCAAAGCCCAACACATCCAATATTGCCATATTTTACTCAATAGTGATGAAAGTGAAGGTAGAAAACCACCACGAATGACGGACGTAGCAGACAGGTACCAGAGCACGGCAAGAACAGTGGAGCGAGTAAAAAAAGCATTCTGTGATGAAGGGATGTCTTTGTTTGAAGCCAAAGAAAGAAAAACGCGGAGTGATAAAAAGATAGATGCGCGAGCGGAAGCGCATCTCATTGCGCTGCTTTGTCAATCGCCACCCAATGATGCGCCTCGGTGGAAATTGCAAATGTTGGCAGATTGCTTAGTGGAATTAGAGATAGTAGAATCGATCTCTAAAATGTCGATCAGCAAATTGTTAAAAAAAATGAACTTAAGCCCTTCAAAAAAGCGCAATACGTGA
- a CDS encoding IS630 family transposase → MIPAESSAAFVYQMEKVLDVYERPYDADFPVVCMDESPKQIIDYKQITISDGSRLQDSEYVRLGVAELFVAFEPLAGHREMTIEDDHTTTTWVNFMAAQMDTQYQEAKKVTWVMDNFVTHKPENFYKVFPPAQAKAYVDRMDFVYTPKHGSWLNMAEIQFALVGRDALDKPFKSKKEVEGAVKIWEIAQNQLRKGANWQFTTEKARIKLKKLYPTI, encoded by the coding sequence GTGATACCAGCAGAATCAAGTGCTGCTTTTGTGTACCAAATGGAAAAGGTATTGGATGTTTACGAAAGACCATACGACGCTGACTTTCCAGTAGTTTGCATGGATGAGTCTCCAAAGCAAATAATTGACTACAAGCAAATTACGATCTCAGATGGAAGTAGGTTACAAGATTCAGAATATGTGCGTTTGGGCGTTGCGGAATTATTCGTGGCATTCGAACCTCTCGCTGGCCATCGGGAAATGACCATTGAGGATGATCATACGACCACGACTTGGGTAAATTTCATGGCCGCTCAAATGGATACCCAATACCAAGAAGCTAAAAAGGTAACCTGGGTGATGGATAATTTTGTCACCCACAAGCCAGAAAATTTTTACAAAGTATTTCCACCTGCTCAGGCCAAAGCTTACGTGGATCGGATGGATTTTGTGTATACCCCCAAACACGGGTCATGGTTAAACATGGCAGAAATACAATTTGCTTTGGTGGGACGTGATGCTTTGGACAAACCCTTCAAAAGCAAAAAGGAGGTGGAAGGAGCAGTTAAAATTTGGGAGATTGCGCAAAATCAGCTCCGGAAAGGAGCAAATTGGCAATTCACCACTGAGAAAGCCCGAATCAAACTCAAGAAGTTGTATCCGACTATTTAA